The sequence AAATGACGATGATGAGGAGAATATCATGAAAAAAATGAAGATAAATAATTGGAAAAACAGTATTAAGAAGCGGGGAAAGTTAAAGAAAAGAGCGAAAAAGAGAAATTTTGGGCGCTTGAAATTTCTGAATTGGCGAAATATTAATATTGGAAACAAATATATTATATCTTTTACCCTCGCTGCTTTACTTTTTATAATGGCAAGTGCAATTGTTCTTTATCAATTATCTACTGTGGAAAAAAATACAGACCAGTTTGAAAGAGATAGTCAACTAACATTTGATATGACACAAATGTCTTTACTTGCTCAATTGAAGGATGTACAAATGGCTGATTATATTATTACAAAAAACACTAGCTATATTACCGAATATAATAAACTCCGCGAACAATTCATAGAGTTAGAAAACAAACTAGAACCAATTATGCAAACCGAACGGCAACAAGCACTGTTAAATTATATCAAAGATAATAATGAAAAAATGGATGCTGTGTTAACTGATATTCAGGAGGTTATAGATGGACAAGATATTATTACGGCTATATTCCGTGAAAGGTCTAACTCATTAAGAATTGGTACGGTTGAAGCAATCGATAGATTAATAGAAAATGTCTTAGAAGAACAAAAGGTTACAATGGACAGTGCTAATAATAGTATAGATTCCAGTATTCTAGTTTTGATAATTTCTAATCTAGTCGCAATTTCTTTAGGAATCATGATTATGCTCCTCATTAGTCGTAGTATTTCCAAAAACCTGAATACGGTTGTTGGTATTACAACTGATGTGGCAAACGGTCATTTAGTTGTGCAAGCGATGGACTATGAAGGCAATGATGAAATCGGGAAATTAGCAGCAGCGATTAACCTAATGACAACGAATATTCGAGATATTTTAATGAAGGTGACGGACACTTCACTTGCAGTTTCCTCTAGTAGCGAGGAGTTAACACAAACAGCAAATGAAGTGAATCAGGGGGGAGAACAAATCGCCTCAACAATGGCAGAATTAGCATCGGGTTCCGAAGTACAAGCAAACAGTGCCGAAAATTTATCTGATAATATGAGTAACTTTGTCGAAATGGTTTATAATTCTGAACAAGAAGGAAGGCAAATTGCTACAGAATCTGAGCGTGTACTCCAGTATACTCATGAGGGCACGACATTGATGAAAAATGCAGTTAATCAAATGCAACAAATTGATTTTATTATCGCTGAAGCAGTTGGACAAGTTCAAAACCTGGATAAACAATCAAATGAAATTACCCAATTGGTATCAGTTATTAAAGGTATTGCTGACCAGACCAATTTATTGGCCTTAAATGCTGCTATTGAAGCTGCACGTGCCGGTGAGCATGGATTGGGTTTTGCTGTTGTCGCAGATGAAGTTAGAAAACTTTCTGAGCAAGTTTCAATATCTGTGGCGGAAATCACAAATATTGTCACACATATTCATACAGAGACAGAGCAGGTTGTCACTTCTTTAAATAAGGGATATGAAGAAGTGAAAGAAGGGACAGAACAAATCGAAAAAACGGGAGAAAACTTTGAAGTGATTGATACTGCCATTTCCAATATGGTTGAAAAGGTTATTTTTATCTCAAATAATTTAAAAGACATTGCTCAAAGTAGTGACCAGATGAATGATTTAATACAAGATATTGCCTCAGTGTCTGAAGAGTCTGCTGCCGGTGTTGAACAAGTTGCAGCTACCACTGAAGAAATAGCTGGTTCTATGGATGAAATGTCCCACAGTGCTGAAGAATTAGCAAAGCTAGCTGAACTATTGAATGATGAAATTAGTGTGTTTAAGCTAGAATAATGTACAAAGACCGACCAGCTATCTATTCATGGTAGCTGGTCGGTCTTTGTAGACTTGTCCTATGAAGGCATTGTTTTCAAGGTATGTCACCAAATACTGATTCCTGCTATTGGATGTTTCAGAGTATTCCGGGTAATCACTAATTTTTACATGAAATATAGTATTATTTGAAGGGTATAAATGAAAGCGTAATCATTTAGTATAATAGATAAGCTTATACAGTTACTTCTATATTTTGGAATTTGTTTAGTGGGGGAGTGTTAGTATGGAAAAATCAGATGAACACGTGAAAGTAAAATTACGGAGTTCTAAAAAAAATGACACATGGAAAAAAATCAAAAATCAAAAAGCTTTACTATTAATGTCATTTCCATTTGTAATATGGCTAATTGTATTTAAGTATATCCCGCTTGGAGGGTGGTTAATGGCTTTTCAGGACTACAATCCTGCGAAGGGAGTTTTTGACCAAGAGTGGGTAGGGTTAAAGCATTTTAAAGTATTATTTAGTGAACCACTATTTTATAGTGCATTGAAAAACACCTTAGGTATGGGGATGTTAGGCTTAATTTTTGGTACAATATTTTCCATTGGATTTGCCTTGCTGATAAACGAGGTTAGGCTTTTAAGATATAAAAAGCTTACACAAACTATTTCATATCTTCCGCATTTTGTATCCTGGGTGATTGTGGCGAACATTGTAGTTACGATGTTAGCGCAAGAAGGTCCGGTAAATAAATTTTTGATGTCATTACATATTATTAAAGAGCCGATTGGTTTTATGTCAAATCCTGATTTGTTTTGGGGAATTGTTACAGTGGCGGATGTATGGAAAGAGATGGGATGGGGTGCCATTATTTACTTAGCAGCAATGGCAGGTGTCGATCAACAATTATACGAAGCAGCTAGAGTGGATGGTGCAAGCCGCTGGAAGCAGATGTGGCATATTACATTGCCGAGTATTCGGCCTGTTATTATCGTCTTACTAATTTTGAATATCGGGAATCTTATCAATATTGGTTTTGAGAAACAGATGCTTTTAGGTAATAATATCGTTGCTGAAAAAGCTTTAGTTCTAGATTTATACGCTCTAAATTATGGAATTGGGATGTTTAGATATTCATATGGTACGGCTATTGGTATTTTCAAATCTCTTATAAGTGTAGTCCTTATTGTGATTTTTAATAATATAGCTAAAAAAACAGGTGAGGGTGGACTTTACTAAAAGATGGAGGGGATATAATGAAACGTTTTAAAAAGGTAACCTTGTTTGATGTTATTCTTGCTATTGGCATGTTCATTGTAATTATTTTAACGCTATATCCTTTTCTGAATATACTTGCAATCTCTCTAAACGACGCTGTAGATACTGCAAAAGGCGGTATTCATATATTCCCAAGAGAATTTACATTTGCTAACTATATTCAGATATTTGGTAGTAATGATCGTTTGTTACAGGCATTTTTTATGTCGGTGACAAGAACTGTTGTTGGGACAGTAACTGGAATTATCGCAAGTACAATGCTTGCCTATACGTTAAGCAGAAAAGATTTCGTCTTTAATAAACCTATTGCAATCATGTTAATCCTAACAATGTTTGTAAGTGGAGGGCTTATACCCGATTATATGTTGATTAGACATTTAGGTTTAATGAATGAGTTTACGGTATATATTCTGCCAATGTTATTAAGTGCTTTTAACGTAATTATCATTCGATCGTTTATGGATAATTTACCTATTGCACTAGAAGAATCAGCAAAGATTGACGGCGCTAACGATTTTACAATTTTTTTGCGAATTATTTTACCACTATCGATGCCGGTTATTGCAACAATATCATTATTTCTAGCTGTTGGGCAATGGAATAGTTGGTTCGATACTTACTTGTACGCTAGGTCGAATGCCAATCTGACGACACTTCAATATGAGTTAATGAAAATATTAGATAATGCAAGTACATCTGGTTCAGGTGTTAATACACATTCTGCTAAGTATTTAGTGAACCAAACGAATCCGCAGTCATTGAAAATGGCTATAACAATCATTGCAACCGTACCAATTTTAGTCGTATACCCATTTTTGCAAAGGTATTTTGTTACAGGTATGACGTTAGGAGCTGTTAAATAAGGTATCAATGGTAGTTGATATAAATTAAACAATAGGGGGAAAGAACATGAAGAAGTTGTCATTATATTCATTGGTATTGATGTTTGTTGTCGGAATTGCTGTTCTCTCAGGCTGTACTAATTCTGAAAAAGCCGAGAAAGATTCGCCAGGTGAAGGGACAGCGGATGACCCCGTCACTCTATCGCTCTTTATTGCTGATTTAACAGAAGACAAAGCTTTTGATGATCCAGTCGCAAAGAAAATCACGGAAAAAACAGGAGTTATATTGGAGTTAGAGCACCCTGTTGGTGGAGATGAGCAGGCTATACCACTGATGATTGCTAGTGGAGACTATCCGGATATGATTTATGCGAAGGGCGATATCGGCAAATTAATTGAAGCGGGTGGTGTCATTAAGCTGGATGACTTAATCGAGGAGAAAGGTGCCAATTTAAAAGCGATGTACGGAGAACAATTAGACCGTTTGAAAAATTCTGTTAACGATCCTAGTATTTATACGGTAGGAACATATGGTGTAGAGAGCGCTTATTGGACAACTAGTGGAACTACGTCAATCCAATTGGAGGTTCTACGTGAACTTGGGTATCCTGAAATAAATACGGTTGAAGATTTCGAAAATGCTCTAACGGAATATATTAAAAAGTATCCTGAAATTGATGGGCAAAAAACACTTGGACTTTCGTTGCTTGGTAGTGACTGGAGATGGTTAATTACAGTTGGAAACCCTGCAGGATTTTCATTGGGAATCCCTGATGATGGTCAATGGGCTATAAATGATGAGACAGGCGAAGCGCAATATAAATTTACATTACCTGAAATTAAAGAATACTTCAAGTGGTTAAATCACATGAATGACATTGGTTTACTCGATCCTGAATCATTTACGCATACTCATGAAACGTATATAGCTAAACTATCTTCAGGTAGAGTATTAGGTATAGCTGACCAAGACTGGAACTATGGAGATGCGAAGAAAGCATTGGTTGCTGACGGGAAAGAATGGAGAACTTATGCTCCTCTTCCTGTAACTTTGAATAATAAGTATAAGTCTCAAGGTCTTAAAGATTATGGTTTTGCTGGCGGTTGGGGAATTTCTATTAGTTCCACAAGTAAGCACCCTGATAAGGCATTTGAATTCCTAGATTGGATGGCTTCAGAAGAAGCGCAGATCCTTGTAAACTGGGGCATTGAAGGCGTGAACTATGACGTTGTAGATGGTAAACGTGTACTTAAAGCTGAAGATGTAGTAAGAAAAAATTCAGACACTAACTATGGGAAAGAAACGGGTGTTGGATACTATGTTTATCCATTCCCAC comes from Sporosarcina sp. FSL K6-3457 and encodes:
- a CDS encoding carbohydrate ABC transporter permease, which translates into the protein MKRFKKVTLFDVILAIGMFIVIILTLYPFLNILAISLNDAVDTAKGGIHIFPREFTFANYIQIFGSNDRLLQAFFMSVTRTVVGTVTGIIASTMLAYTLSRKDFVFNKPIAIMLILTMFVSGGLIPDYMLIRHLGLMNEFTVYILPMLLSAFNVIIIRSFMDNLPIALEESAKIDGANDFTIFLRIILPLSMPVIATISLFLAVGQWNSWFDTYLYARSNANLTTLQYELMKILDNASTSGSGVNTHSAKYLVNQTNPQSLKMAITIIATVPILVVYPFLQRYFVTGMTLGAVK
- a CDS encoding ABC transporter permease, giving the protein MEKSDEHVKVKLRSSKKNDTWKKIKNQKALLLMSFPFVIWLIVFKYIPLGGWLMAFQDYNPAKGVFDQEWVGLKHFKVLFSEPLFYSALKNTLGMGMLGLIFGTIFSIGFALLINEVRLLRYKKLTQTISYLPHFVSWVIVANIVVTMLAQEGPVNKFLMSLHIIKEPIGFMSNPDLFWGIVTVADVWKEMGWGAIIYLAAMAGVDQQLYEAARVDGASRWKQMWHITLPSIRPVIIVLLILNIGNLINIGFEKQMLLGNNIVAEKALVLDLYALNYGIGMFRYSYGTAIGIFKSLISVVLIVIFNNIAKKTGEGGLY
- a CDS encoding ABC transporter substrate-binding protein; the encoded protein is MKKLSLYSLVLMFVVGIAVLSGCTNSEKAEKDSPGEGTADDPVTLSLFIADLTEDKAFDDPVAKKITEKTGVILELEHPVGGDEQAIPLMIASGDYPDMIYAKGDIGKLIEAGGVIKLDDLIEEKGANLKAMYGEQLDRLKNSVNDPSIYTVGTYGVESAYWTTSGTTSIQLEVLRELGYPEINTVEDFENALTEYIKKYPEIDGQKTLGLSLLGSDWRWLITVGNPAGFSLGIPDDGQWAINDETGEAQYKFTLPEIKEYFKWLNHMNDIGLLDPESFTHTHETYIAKLSSGRVLGIADQDWNYGDAKKALVADGKEWRTYAPLPVTLNNKYKSQGLKDYGFAGGWGISISSTSKHPDKAFEFLDWMASEEAQILVNWGIEGVNYDVVDGKRVLKAEDVVRKNSDTNYGKETGVGYYVYPFPQWGNGALDSAGNSITPDSQEDLIANYNVAEKEVISAYGMESWIDWFPSTKELGISKHGAAANFVIPSGSDLEIIQKKADDLTEQKITQAILGKPADFDVAWEKLQQDLVNMGIEDANKDMTKITQDVMKLWGTN
- a CDS encoding methyl-accepting chemotaxis protein; amino-acid sequence: MKKMKINNWKNSIKKRGKLKKRAKKRNFGRLKFLNWRNINIGNKYIISFTLAALLFIMASAIVLYQLSTVEKNTDQFERDSQLTFDMTQMSLLAQLKDVQMADYIITKNTSYITEYNKLREQFIELENKLEPIMQTERQQALLNYIKDNNEKMDAVLTDIQEVIDGQDIITAIFRERSNSLRIGTVEAIDRLIENVLEEQKVTMDSANNSIDSSILVLIISNLVAISLGIMIMLLISRSISKNLNTVVGITTDVANGHLVVQAMDYEGNDEIGKLAAAINLMTTNIRDILMKVTDTSLAVSSSSEELTQTANEVNQGGEQIASTMAELASGSEVQANSAENLSDNMSNFVEMVYNSEQEGRQIATESERVLQYTHEGTTLMKNAVNQMQQIDFIIAEAVGQVQNLDKQSNEITQLVSVIKGIADQTNLLALNAAIEAARAGEHGLGFAVVADEVRKLSEQVSISVAEITNIVTHIHTETEQVVTSLNKGYEEVKEGTEQIEKTGENFEVIDTAISNMVEKVIFISNNLKDIAQSSDQMNDLIQDIASVSEESAAGVEQVAATTEEIAGSMDEMSHSAEELAKLAELLNDEISVFKLE